In a genomic window of Flavobacterium lipolyticum:
- a CDS encoding UDP-N-acetylmuramoyl-tripeptide--D-alanyl-D-alanine ligase: MNIKDLHNLFLKCKSVSIDTRKIEKDSMFFAIKGENFDANTFASQALELGALFVVIDNAAYAIDDRTILVEDSLETLQELAKYHRAYLKLPIIALTGSNGKTTTKELINVVLSQKFKTKATVGNLNNHIGVPLTLLSFTKETEIGIVEMGANHKREIAFLCEIAQPDFGYITNFGKAHLEGFGGVEGVIIGKSEMYQYLAKNNKIAFVNLEDPIQIEKSAGIESFTFGVNNAQANLKINSIQANPFVVIGYDNFSVESHLIGLYNANNINAAVAMGAYFKVEEKAVKQAIENYIPENNRSQLLKKGSNEIILDAYNANPSSMAVAITNFLQLENSNKVMILGDMFELGEESQQEHKQIVDSLSDQNQSVCYLIGKYFYETKVVSDKLQFFETFDVFAEFLKTIHFKENTILIKGSRGMALERTLEFIN; this comes from the coding sequence ATGAATATTAAGGACCTTCATAATTTGTTTTTAAAATGTAAATCAGTTTCAATTGATACGAGAAAAATTGAAAAGGATTCTATGTTTTTTGCTATAAAAGGAGAAAACTTTGATGCCAATACTTTTGCTTCGCAGGCGCTAGAATTGGGAGCCTTGTTTGTTGTTATTGACAATGCCGCTTATGCTATTGACGACAGGACAATTTTGGTAGAAGACAGCTTAGAAACATTGCAGGAACTGGCAAAGTATCACAGAGCATATTTGAAACTTCCCATTATTGCTTTAACAGGAAGTAACGGAAAAACAACTACCAAGGAATTGATCAATGTAGTTTTATCTCAGAAGTTTAAAACCAAAGCAACTGTTGGGAACTTAAACAATCATATTGGGGTTCCGCTGACTTTGTTGTCTTTTACAAAAGAGACAGAAATCGGAATCGTTGAAATGGGAGCAAATCACAAAAGAGAAATAGCGTTCTTGTGTGAAATTGCACAGCCTGATTTTGGCTATATTACCAATTTCGGAAAAGCACATTTAGAAGGTTTTGGCGGTGTTGAAGGAGTAATTATTGGTAAAAGCGAGATGTACCAATATCTGGCGAAAAACAACAAGATTGCTTTTGTAAACCTCGAAGATCCAATCCAGATTGAAAAATCAGCCGGAATTGAATCTTTTACTTTTGGAGTGAATAATGCTCAGGCAAACCTGAAAATCAATAGCATTCAGGCCAATCCATTTGTGGTGATCGGGTACGATAATTTTAGCGTAGAATCGCATTTAATAGGACTTTATAACGCAAATAATATCAATGCGGCCGTAGCAATGGGAGCTTATTTTAAGGTAGAAGAAAAGGCGGTAAAACAGGCTATCGAAAATTACATACCGGAGAACAACAGATCTCAATTATTAAAGAAGGGATCGAATGAGATTATTCTGGATGCCTACAATGCAAACCCGAGCAGTATGGCTGTGGCTATTACTAATTTCCTGCAATTGGAAAATTCGAACAAGGTGATGATCTTAGGTGATATGTTTGAACTTGGCGAAGAAAGCCAACAGGAACATAAACAAATTGTAGATTCACTATCCGATCAAAATCAATCCGTTTGTTATTTGATTGGGAAGTACTTTTACGAAACAAAAGTGGTCAGCGACAAACTTCAGTTTTTTGAAACTTTTGATGTTTTTGCTGAGTTTTTGAAGACGATACATTTTAAAGAAAATACAATTCTGATAAAAGGATCCAGAGGCATGGCTTTGGAACGAACATTAGAATTTATAAACTAA
- a CDS encoding helix-turn-helix and ligand-binding sensor domain-containing protein, giving the protein MKFANASISIFILFILPFTIFSQVKNIGLPAIKNYKRSDYKGGTQNWNIDQDKNGNIYFANNNGLIQFDGSTWNKYPLPNNTAIRSLKIDDQSGRIYVGGNNEFGYFKSDAKGRLQYHSLSALISKKDSRNINLIWRIHLYKGEVVFQSFTKVFFYKNNKLRLINAPRRFQFSFLIRQHLYFQDKVLGILEYKNQKLTPLKGTTALNDKEIWAMFPLPNNKLLFATLEKGLFTYDYNSITTWETEANSFIKKNTSLGGAIIGNKFIVLNSVLNGAVICDLNGKILQHLNRQKGLQNNTVLTSFVDNKNNLWLGLDNGIAFINQNSPFTFFDYSYNIGTVYASVIFNKNLYVATNQGLFYHSWNAPFKDEPFNRVEGTIAQAWNIQVINNTLLCASNSGALVIEQNRVSKTLDNRGYFGFKTIPNHPGYIIGESYNGFSIFKNSANKITYVNQVAGFDETTNTFEIELDNNYLWLKKDPYLYQMRLSEDLKRFDLVKKHAHISTSKKGIGSLQLINNKVYFQTKNHFYRYSDEQEDFFEDKKITALFEKIPTVNTIIEDKYNNLWYSYNESLGVLIKGPNGKYIRTEAPFSNLTGNLVNKYISVNTIDPKNIFIGLTDGLAHYDSQISNKFITKPKVFFESFSSTSDTIITGNLEKPLTDLLIPYQSNHVKFTFSSPTFENQENVTYSYKLEPFEENWRNWSGTSIKEYTNLREGKYTMKIKAKNSYGRESGVSEIIFTISPPWYRHFLAYLTYFLLLLAAIYIVSNRVKLKIRKNKYYETIEQRRLYLEKESKIRHEQHELEKEIERLKSDKLQIKILAKDKELVSNSLQVVKKNKVLNGIIHKLKEIDNDALDESTKFQVSKLNKSIVKEVNTDKSWKDLEKHIKNVHFEFLKRLKEKYPTISPRELDLSTYLLMNMSTKEIAEIMNISTGGVELARYRLRKKLGLNKKENLIGFLMSI; this is encoded by the coding sequence ATGAAATTCGCAAATGCATCTATTTCGATTTTTATCCTTTTTATACTGCCTTTTACTATTTTTTCCCAAGTAAAAAACATCGGATTACCCGCAATCAAAAACTATAAACGATCCGATTATAAAGGAGGCACTCAAAATTGGAATATTGATCAGGATAAAAATGGCAATATCTATTTCGCAAACAATAACGGCTTAATCCAGTTCGACGGATCAACCTGGAACAAATATCCGCTTCCCAACAATACTGCCATCAGAAGCTTAAAAATAGACGACCAGTCTGGCAGAATATATGTTGGTGGGAATAATGAATTTGGTTATTTTAAGAGTGATGCAAAAGGCAGATTACAATACCATTCCCTTTCTGCCTTAATCAGTAAAAAAGATAGCAGAAACATTAACCTGATCTGGAGAATACATCTTTATAAGGGAGAAGTCGTCTTTCAATCTTTCACCAAGGTGTTCTTTTACAAAAACAACAAACTGCGTCTTATCAATGCCCCAAGAAGATTTCAATTCTCTTTTCTAATAAGGCAACATCTTTATTTTCAGGATAAAGTTTTGGGTATTTTAGAATACAAAAACCAAAAACTAACTCCTTTAAAAGGAACCACTGCTTTAAACGACAAAGAGATCTGGGCAATGTTTCCGCTACCCAACAACAAATTACTTTTTGCAACCTTAGAAAAAGGGCTTTTTACTTATGACTATAATAGCATTACAACTTGGGAAACCGAAGCAAATAGTTTCATCAAAAAGAACACCTCTTTGGGCGGAGCAATTATCGGAAACAAATTCATCGTACTCAATTCGGTTCTCAATGGTGCCGTCATTTGCGACCTGAATGGAAAAATCCTTCAGCATCTCAACCGACAAAAAGGACTCCAAAACAATACGGTACTGACCTCTTTTGTTGACAATAAAAACAATCTATGGCTAGGACTGGATAACGGAATCGCCTTTATAAACCAAAACTCTCCTTTTACCTTTTTTGACTATAGTTATAATATAGGTACTGTTTATGCTTCTGTGATTTTCAACAAAAACCTATATGTTGCCACCAATCAGGGTTTATTTTATCATTCCTGGAACGCTCCTTTTAAAGACGAACCCTTCAACCGCGTCGAGGGTACCATTGCACAAGCCTGGAACATTCAGGTCATTAATAATACTCTTTTGTGTGCAAGCAATAGCGGCGCCTTGGTAATTGAACAAAACAGAGTTTCAAAAACACTGGACAATAGAGGTTATTTCGGCTTCAAAACCATTCCAAACCACCCCGGTTACATTATTGGCGAGAGCTACAATGGTTTTTCTATCTTTAAAAACTCTGCAAACAAAATCACTTACGTTAATCAGGTGGCGGGATTTGATGAGACTACAAATACATTTGAAATCGAGCTTGACAACAATTATTTGTGGCTGAAAAAAGATCCTTATCTGTATCAGATGAGATTGTCTGAGGATTTAAAACGATTTGACCTTGTAAAAAAACACGCTCACATTTCAACATCGAAAAAAGGAATAGGAAGTCTTCAATTGATCAACAACAAAGTTTACTTTCAAACCAAAAATCACTTTTACAGATACAGTGACGAACAGGAAGACTTTTTTGAGGACAAAAAAATAACCGCTTTATTCGAAAAAATTCCGACTGTAAACACTATAATAGAAGACAAATACAACAATTTATGGTATTCCTACAATGAATCACTTGGTGTTTTAATTAAAGGCCCCAATGGAAAATACATCCGCACAGAAGCACCATTTTCTAATTTAACAGGTAATCTGGTAAACAAATATATTTCGGTCAATACAATCGATCCGAAGAACATTTTTATAGGGCTAACGGATGGACTCGCCCATTATGATTCTCAAATTTCAAATAAATTCATCACAAAACCTAAAGTCTTTTTTGAAAGTTTCTCCTCTACCAGCGATACGATTATCACAGGTAATCTTGAAAAACCGTTAACAGACCTTTTAATTCCTTATCAGTCCAATCACGTCAAATTTACGTTCTCCTCTCCTACCTTCGAAAATCAGGAGAATGTAACGTACTCCTACAAACTTGAACCATTTGAAGAAAACTGGCGCAATTGGTCGGGCACTTCCATAAAAGAATACACCAACCTGAGAGAAGGCAAGTACACCATGAAAATTAAAGCAAAAAACAGCTACGGCAGGGAATCCGGTGTGTCTGAAATCATTTTTACCATCTCACCTCCCTGGTACAGACATTTCCTGGCCTATCTGACCTACTTTTTATTACTTCTGGCAGCAATCTATATTGTCTCAAACAGAGTTAAACTCAAAATCAGAAAGAACAAATACTATGAAACGATAGAGCAAAGAAGACTGTATCTCGAAAAGGAATCTAAGATCAGACACGAGCAACACGAACTGGAGAAAGAAATTGAACGCCTAAAAAGCGACAAACTTCAGATAAAAATCCTCGCCAAAGACAAAGAACTGGTGAGCAATTCCCTTCAGGTTGTAAAGAAAAACAAAGTCTTAAATGGCATCATTCACAAATTAAAAGAAATCGACAACGATGCTCTCGACGAATCGACAAAATTTCAGGTGAGCAAGCTAAACAAAAGCATTGTAAAAGAGGTCAACACAGACAAAAGTTGGAAAGATCTGGAGAAGCACATCAAAAACGTACATTTTGAATTCTTAAAACGCTTAAAAGAAAAATACCCTACAATTTCTCCACGCGAACTGGATTTATCCACTTATTTACTGATGAATATGTCTACCAAAGAAATAGCCGAAATTATGAATATTTCGACAGGTGGAGTTGAATTAGCACGCTATCGACTCCGGAAAAAACTAGGTTTAAACAAAAAAGAAAACCTGATTGGATTTCTGATGAGTATCTAA
- a CDS encoding SusC/RagA family TonB-linked outer membrane protein: MKLTKLLIFCFSFLLFSVVTMAQDVTVSGIINDENGMPVPGASILIKGTNKATASDFDGKFQINVPANGILTFSFVGYNTVQEAVNGRTKIDVKLKAESQALNEVVVVGYGTQKKSVVTGSISSVKAKDLESLPITRVEQALQGRVSGVSIAANAGQPGSASTIRIRGFTTLNNNDPLWVVDGVIVDNGGIGYLNQSDIESIEVLKDGASGAIYGSRAAAGVILVTTKKGKAGKISVSYTGFAGTSQAAKKLDLLDANQYVTIMNEANVNGGTPNRYTVPANVGNGTDWQNVIFNNHAQRSSHELSFSGGNDTSTFYMSFGLTDQEGIVNSDISNYNRKNIRLNSNHKLGKYIKIGQTLGYSHEKTIGVGNTNDEFGGPLSSAINLDPLTPVLVAPGAATGAGTPYENKNALRDANGNYYGISTIVTQETSNPLAYTQTRLGNNDFADNFVGNIFAEAEILPGLKFKSTAGGKLAYYGSDNFTPVYYLNGATKKDVNELFRSYKKSFSWNWENTLNYDKKIGNHHFGILIGKGTYVDNITSGNDITYRGVPATTHAEASFNVDIPISDKIANAYNAQALEHRVESLFSRLNYDYKEKYIFTGILRRDGSTRFGPNHKYGTFPSVSLGWVPSKESFWGENKIVNTLKIRGGYGVTGNDSSPDFLYISTVGIQRNYTIGGVIVNGQSPNAIPNPDLKWEETKQLNIGFETTLLRDFNLSVDLFNKKTEGILMKVPIPGYVGATGNTYANLADMENRGVDIELGYRKKIGELNLSVNGNFSYIKNEITYIDKGVNFLVGDETVQSSSYEINRTEVGHAYNSFYGFKTNGIFQTQADIDSYKNATGKVIQPNAKPGDFRWQDLDGDGVIGANDRTFLGTSLPKFTYGFTMNLAYKGFDMLVFGQGAGGNMIYQGLRRLDISTANYQTEVMGRWTGPGSTNSYPRVTTDDSNKNFTNPSDFNLQKGDFFRFKTIQLGYSFPKEWIESISLQKVRLYVTGENLWTITKYTGYDPEIGGPTTAGMNNVQGVDRGYYPQAKSYMLGVNLQF; encoded by the coding sequence ATGAAATTAACAAAATTACTTATTTTTTGTTTTTCGTTTCTGTTGTTTTCAGTTGTCACCATGGCGCAGGATGTTACAGTAAGCGGAATCATAAATGATGAAAATGGAATGCCAGTTCCGGGTGCGTCTATTTTAATAAAAGGCACAAATAAGGCGACAGCATCTGATTTCGATGGAAAATTTCAGATCAATGTTCCTGCAAACGGTATTTTAACATTTAGTTTTGTAGGTTATAATACAGTACAGGAAGCTGTAAACGGAAGAACTAAAATTGATGTTAAGTTAAAAGCGGAATCTCAGGCCTTAAATGAAGTTGTAGTAGTAGGATATGGTACACAAAAGAAAAGTGTCGTTACAGGTTCTATTTCCAGTGTTAAGGCAAAAGACTTAGAGAGTCTCCCTATAACAAGGGTAGAACAAGCTTTACAAGGTAGAGTGTCCGGGGTTTCTATAGCAGCAAATGCAGGACAGCCGGGATCAGCTTCGACGATACGTATTCGAGGTTTTACTACATTAAACAATAATGATCCTTTATGGGTTGTAGATGGTGTAATTGTTGACAATGGAGGTATTGGTTACCTAAACCAGTCTGATATCGAGTCTATCGAGGTGCTTAAAGATGGCGCTTCAGGAGCTATTTATGGTTCTCGTGCAGCGGCCGGAGTTATTCTTGTAACTACAAAAAAAGGTAAGGCAGGTAAAATCTCGGTAAGTTATACCGGTTTTGCAGGAACATCTCAGGCAGCTAAAAAATTAGATTTACTAGATGCAAATCAGTACGTAACTATTATGAATGAAGCCAACGTAAATGGCGGAACTCCGAATAGATATACCGTTCCTGCAAATGTTGGAAACGGAACAGACTGGCAGAATGTAATTTTTAATAATCATGCACAACGTTCTTCTCATGAGCTAAGTTTTAGCGGTGGTAACGATACGTCAACTTTTTACATGTCTTTTGGATTAACAGATCAGGAAGGTATTGTAAACTCTGATATTTCTAATTACAACAGAAAAAACATCCGTTTGAACTCTAACCATAAATTAGGGAAGTATATTAAAATTGGTCAGACTTTAGGATATTCTCATGAAAAAACAATTGGTGTAGGAAATACCAATGATGAGTTTGGAGGGCCTTTGTCGTCAGCCATAAACTTAGATCCGTTAACACCGGTGCTTGTTGCTCCGGGTGCGGCAACCGGTGCAGGTACTCCGTACGAGAACAAAAATGCACTTAGAGATGCAAACGGAAATTACTACGGTATCTCTACAATTGTAACGCAGGAAACTTCAAATCCATTAGCGTATACGCAAACAAGATTAGGAAATAATGATTTTGCAGATAATTTTGTTGGAAACATTTTCGCTGAAGCAGAAATTTTACCCGGATTAAAATTCAAATCAACTGCAGGGGGAAAATTAGCCTATTACGGTTCAGATAACTTTACACCGGTTTATTACTTAAACGGAGCTACCAAAAAAGATGTAAATGAATTGTTCCGATCGTACAAAAAATCTTTCAGCTGGAACTGGGAGAACACTTTAAACTACGATAAGAAAATTGGAAATCATCATTTCGGTATTTTAATTGGAAAAGGTACTTATGTTGATAATATTACTTCCGGTAATGATATCACCTACAGAGGTGTACCGGCTACGACACATGCCGAAGCTTCTTTTAATGTTGACATTCCAATCTCTGATAAAATAGCGAACGCTTACAATGCACAAGCTTTAGAACACAGAGTGGAGTCCTTGTTTTCCAGATTAAACTACGATTACAAAGAAAAATATATTTTTACCGGGATTCTTCGTCGTGATGGTTCGACACGCTTTGGACCAAACCATAAATACGGAACTTTCCCGTCAGTATCTTTAGGCTGGGTTCCTTCCAAAGAAAGTTTCTGGGGAGAAAATAAAATCGTGAATACTTTAAAAATAAGAGGAGGTTATGGGGTTACAGGTAATGATTCCTCTCCTGATTTCTTATACATTTCTACAGTTGGAATTCAAAGAAACTATACTATCGGTGGGGTAATTGTTAACGGACAAAGTCCAAATGCAATTCCAAACCCTGACTTGAAATGGGAAGAAACGAAACAACTTAACATTGGTTTTGAAACTACGTTATTACGTGACTTCAATTTAAGTGTGGACCTTTTCAACAAAAAAACAGAAGGCATCTTAATGAAAGTGCCAATTCCGGGTTATGTTGGAGCCACAGGCAATACCTATGCTAACTTAGCAGATATGGAAAACCGCGGTGTAGATATTGAATTAGGCTACCGTAAGAAAATTGGAGAATTGAACCTGTCTGTTAATGGGAACTTCTCTTATATCAAAAATGAAATTACTTATATAGACAAAGGAGTTAATTTCTTAGTTGGAGACGAAACGGTACAGTCCAGTTCTTACGAAATCAACAGAACAGAAGTAGGTCATGCGTATAACTCCTTCTACGGATTCAAAACAAATGGTATTTTCCAGACTCAGGCCGATATCGATTCTTATAAAAATGCGACAGGAAAAGTAATTCAGCCCAATGCTAAACCGGGCGATTTCCGTTGGCAGGATTTGGATGGGGACGGTGTAATTGGAGCTAACGACAGAACTTTCTTAGGAACTTCATTGCCTAAATTCACGTATGGATTTACTATGAATTTAGCATACAAAGGATTCGATATGTTAGTTTTCGGTCAGGGTGCTGGAGGAAATATGATCTATCAGGGATTGAGAAGACTTGATATTTCTACCGCAAATTATCAAACAGAAGTTATGGGACGCTGGACAGGACCGGGATCAACAAACAGTTATCCGAGAGTCACTACGGATGATTCCAACAAAAACTTTACGAATCCATCAGATTTCAATTTGCAAAAAGGAGATTTCTTCCGATTCAAAACAATCCAACTTGGATATTCATTTCCAAAAGAATGGATAGAAAGCATCTCATTGCAAAAAGTAAGATTGTATGTAACGGGAGAAAATTTATGGACGATTACTAAATATACGGGTTATGATCCTGAGATTGGAGGTCCTACTACAGCCGGAATGAACAACGTACAGGGTGTTGACAGAGGATATTACCCTCAGGCAAAATCGTATATGTTAGGAGTTAATTTGCAATTTTAA
- a CDS encoding RagB/SusD family nutrient uptake outer membrane protein gives MKLISFKQSLFAFGVLLTLGSCDTDEKLEVKGDGVVLEDNFYRNETEAYSGLVAAYDKLGKFAGAMENAPLLFLNSASDDFYAGGGGSDDQPGLQVASNYSVSPANIPPAIWADYYKGVARCNVMLVKLPDVPMDAAKKARFAAEVKALRAYYYFDLVRMFKNIPLILKPLTKNEIPLVMQAKPDEVYAQIEKDLNEAIPDLPMSLPAPELGRFSKGAATALLGKVYLYDNKKPQAAVELAKVNGTPGGTSSFGYKLMDTFASLWDHTKKFNSESIFEITYTDKSNADWGNFERGDDEGNVAAQLMGIRDYSRTKYGKAALLPDYINGWGFCVVTADLANTMKSDPRFASTIFDAKTARATGDPDKDPNTLITYKDSYQETGYHFIKYAPVNADIKASNPFLNFGINTYVIRLADTYLLEAEALGGTGARAQALLDAVRLRAGLTSVPVSIPAILAERRLELAGEGHRWFDLVRTGQAAAKLAFKGFQANKNEAFPIPYSEFNNTKMVQNQGYPQ, from the coding sequence ATGAAACTTATAAGTTTTAAACAATCATTATTCGCTTTTGGGGTGTTACTGACACTTGGATCGTGCGATACCGATGAAAAATTGGAGGTAAAAGGAGATGGAGTAGTGCTGGAAGATAATTTTTACAGAAACGAAACCGAGGCTTATTCAGGTCTGGTAGCAGCTTACGATAAATTAGGAAAGTTTGCAGGAGCAATGGAAAATGCGCCTTTATTATTCTTAAACTCTGCATCCGATGACTTCTATGCAGGTGGGGGTGGTTCAGACGACCAGCCAGGACTTCAGGTGGCATCGAACTATTCTGTTAGTCCGGCGAATATTCCACCGGCAATTTGGGCAGATTATTACAAAGGCGTAGCAAGATGTAACGTCATGCTGGTAAAACTTCCGGATGTTCCTATGGATGCCGCTAAGAAAGCAAGATTTGCCGCAGAAGTAAAAGCATTACGTGCTTATTACTATTTTGATCTGGTGAGAATGTTTAAGAATATTCCTTTGATCCTGAAACCACTAACGAAAAACGAAATCCCTTTAGTTATGCAGGCTAAACCTGACGAGGTTTATGCACAAATCGAAAAAGATTTAAACGAAGCAATTCCTGATTTGCCAATGAGCTTACCTGCACCGGAGTTGGGAAGATTCTCTAAAGGAGCTGCAACAGCACTTTTAGGAAAGGTATATTTATACGATAACAAAAAGCCACAGGCGGCGGTTGAATTGGCAAAAGTAAACGGAACTCCCGGAGGAACAAGTAGTTTTGGTTATAAGTTGATGGATACTTTCGCTTCTTTATGGGATCATACCAAAAAATTCAATTCAGAATCTATCTTTGAAATTACCTACACCGATAAATCCAATGCAGATTGGGGGAATTTTGAAAGAGGTGACGATGAAGGAAACGTTGCCGCTCAGTTGATGGGAATCAGAGATTATTCCAGAACAAAATATGGAAAAGCAGCACTTTTGCCGGATTATATTAATGGATGGGGTTTTTGTGTTGTTACCGCTGATCTGGCAAATACGATGAAAAGCGATCCACGTTTTGCATCTACTATTTTTGATGCAAAGACCGCAAGAGCTACTGGAGATCCGGATAAAGATCCGAACACTTTGATTACGTACAAAGACAGTTATCAGGAGACTGGATATCATTTTATTAAATATGCACCGGTTAATGCCGATATCAAAGCAAGTAACCCTTTCTTAAATTTTGGAATCAATACCTACGTTATTCGTTTGGCAGATACTTATTTATTAGAGGCTGAAGCTTTAGGGGGAACAGGAGCAAGAGCTCAGGCACTACTAGATGCTGTTAGATTAAGAGCCGGATTAACATCAGTACCGGTTTCTATTCCGGCTATTTTAGCCGAAAGAAGATTAGAACTTGCAGGTGAAGGTCATCGTTGGTTTGATTTGGTGAGAACAGGTCAGGCTGCTGCCAAACTTGCTTTCAAAGGATTTCAGGCCAATAAAAATGAAGCATTCCCAATTCCATATAGTGAATTCAATAATACTAAAATGGTTCAAAATCAGGGATATCCACAATAA
- a CDS encoding glycoside hydrolase family 30 protein, with protein sequence MRKIGYIITCLCFSLSVFPQQKNQKQQQKFTTTNKKITVYTTAANTQLRLTPTDHLNFTASRQPIETELSVFVEPSKRFQSFLGIGGAITDASAEIFAQLSKEKQTEFLNAYYDTQKGIGYSLLRTTIQSSDFSSGSYSYIEEGDKDLKTFSIDHDRKYRLPMIKAAIKTAGGKMITYATPWSPNAFMKSNKNVLKGGTLLPEFYQPWANFYAKFIKAYEKEGIPIWATSVQNEPMATQTWESCLYTAEQERDFLKNYLGPTLKKEGLEKVKIIAWDHNRDLMVQRANVIFSDPEASKYVWGMGFHWYETWTGAQPMFDNVARVHEAYPDKKLIFTEGCVEKFDAAKYQFWPNAERYGTSMINDFNNGTVGWTDWNILLDQFGGPNHVGNFCFAPIHADTTTGELIYTPSYYYIGHFSKFIRPNAVRVSTSVSRSYLSSTSFLNTDGKMATVVMNNTDNAITYNFIIATEQTIVKIPAHAIQTLVY encoded by the coding sequence ATGAGAAAGATTGGCTATATTATTACTTGTTTATGTTTTTCTTTATCTGTTTTTCCACAACAGAAAAACCAAAAACAGCAACAAAAATTTACCACTACCAATAAAAAAATAACGGTTTATACCACAGCAGCGAATACACAATTAAGATTAACACCAACAGATCATTTAAATTTTACGGCATCCAGACAGCCTATAGAAACAGAGTTGTCCGTTTTTGTTGAACCCTCCAAACGTTTCCAGAGTTTTCTGGGCATTGGCGGTGCCATTACCGATGCAAGTGCCGAAATTTTTGCCCAATTATCAAAAGAAAAACAGACAGAATTTTTAAATGCCTACTACGATACCCAAAAAGGAATCGGATATTCATTGCTAAGAACAACGATTCAAAGTTCTGATTTTAGCAGCGGAAGTTATTCTTATATCGAAGAAGGTGACAAAGATTTAAAAACATTTTCGATTGATCATGACCGCAAATACCGTTTACCCATGATTAAAGCGGCTATAAAAACGGCTGGCGGAAAAATGATTACTTATGCTACTCCGTGGTCACCCAATGCTTTTATGAAAAGCAATAAGAATGTGCTCAAAGGGGGAACATTACTCCCGGAATTTTATCAACCGTGGGCAAATTTCTATGCAAAATTTATAAAAGCATACGAAAAAGAAGGAATTCCAATTTGGGCAACATCCGTTCAGAACGAACCCATGGCCACCCAAACCTGGGAATCCTGTTTGTACACCGCCGAACAGGAAAGAGATTTTTTGAAGAATTACCTTGGACCAACCTTAAAAAAAGAAGGTCTGGAGAAGGTGAAAATTATTGCCTGGGATCACAATCGTGATTTAATGGTACAGAGAGCCAATGTTATTTTCTCAGACCCGGAAGCTTCCAAATATGTTTGGGGAATGGGTTTTCATTGGTACGAAACCTGGACAGGAGCTCAGCCAATGTTTGACAATGTTGCGAGAGTACATGAAGCATATCCGGACAAAAAACTCATTTTTACAGAAGGCTGTGTCGAGAAATTTGACGCTGCAAAATACCAATTCTGGCCCAACGCAGAACGATACGGCACTTCTATGATCAATGATTTTAATAATGGAACTGTAGGCTGGACAGACTGGAACATACTTTTGGACCAATTTGGAGGACCGAACCACGTAGGCAATTTTTGCTTCGCACCTATACATGCAGATACCACTACAGGGGAACTCATTTACACCCCATCGTATTATTATATCGGACATTTTTCAAAATTCATTCGTCCAAATGCCGTTCGGGTAAGTACTTCGGTAAGCCGCAGTTATTTGTCAAGTACCTCTTTTTTGAATACTGACGGAAAAATGGCGACTGTAGTGATGAACAATACCGACAATGCTATTACCTATAATTTTATTATTGCAACAGAACAGACCATTGTAAAAATTCCTGCACACGCGATACAAACGCTGGTCTATTGA